The following DNA comes from candidate division WOR-3 bacterium.
ATGTTCCAAGTATTTTTGTCCTTCTTTTATTTACTATAAAGTAACCTTTTTCCCATACATTTCTCATTATTCCTTTTGAATAGCCAAAGTTAACAACACCAATCCTTGTATTTTTTCTTAAACGCAAATAACCTCCATAACCGATGTAAGAACCTTTTTTGAGTGTTTCAACTTTTAAAATTTTTGCTACAACTTTAACAGCAGGTTTTAAATTTTTAAAATTTTTAATAGAAGAATCAGGATAAACTCCATACATTAAAAGACCTAATCTAAAAGAATTGAAAGGAAAGGAAAGAACTTTATCTCTCAATAAAAGATAAGAAGCACTATTTGAAGCATGAATAAATTTAAAAAATTCTCCAGTTGAGGGAAAATGGGAGTTTATAAAGTTTAAAAATTTTCCAATCTGATCCTCGGTAAAAGATTTATCATTTTCTGCCCTAGAAAAATGTGTAAATATTCCAAATCTTTCGATAAAGTCTGTGTTTAATAGCTCATCAATAAGAGGATAAGCTTTTTCTATGGGAACACCACATCTTCCCATTCCGGTATCAATTTCTACCTGAATTTTTGCTTTTTTCTGCAATTTAT
Coding sequences within:
- the alr gene encoding alanine racemase produces the protein MNLKNLKYNYKQIIKNTNLVFFPVIKTDAYGVGLKEVSKALQEEGAKFFCVGDIEEAIKLKDSGIEGEVIILNPIMINDFLEAVKRDFVLPIWDKVLIKELKKITNKLQKKAKIQVEIDTGMGRCGVPIEKAYPLIDELLNTDFIERFGIFTHFSRAENDKSFTEDQIGKFLNFINSHFPSTGEFFKFIHASNSASYLLLRDKVLSFPFNSFRLGLLMYGVYPDSSIKNFKNLKPAVKVVAKILKVETLKKGSYIGYGGYLRLRKNTRIGVVNFGYSKGIMRNVWEKGYFIVNKRRTKILGTLSMDLSVLDLSSFPEVKPGDEVIIVGSSGKDEITFNDLSEWSLTIPHEVFVKILSSLPKVYV